In the genome of Carya illinoinensis cultivar Pawnee chromosome 13, C.illinoinensisPawnee_v1, whole genome shotgun sequence, the window atatttaactgtaattatatataacaaaactttttCTAATATCGTGTACTCGTACATCTATAAGACGTGccacttataaaatatattttatcatttttctaactttttaaattaactttcagtttcttttttttttttttaagattttaaaataaactcGTGAAGTTGAGTTGAAACTTTAGTAAACacaagattattattattttacaaaaaaaattccaattaaaataaataatttaaactacTAATACAATATATctcttttcaaattataaaaaatatatcaaattataaagaatTGACATCTCACCAACACCATCAAGAGACAACCAATCTCCATGGTCTCATCCATATATATCGACTTCAGTATAGTTTCGGATTATGACTCCAAAACACAATATGTTTATGAAACGTTTTATTGGCACACGTATTTTCCATCAAGGAGATCCAATTCTTTtctttacataaatatatacattaacCAATGTTTATCACTacattattagaaaaaaattcattaattgCATGACCTTTACATATAGTTTCAcgtaatatattagattgtaaaattatttttattattaaataaatctaatatattatataaaatcatattaatttataaatttatttaattttgtgtaatctaACTCTTACACtccatatgaaaaataaaaagctgGCTTATTGCGAACCACTTtacacataattttatttagagaaatgatatttacagttattgATTACATAAGTATtgtatattctttttgaaaaaaataaataaatataaaatttatataaaaatttaattttttaataatgaatctaAAACGAGTGAGTggcaattataaaatataattatatctagtattactcttttatttatcatcGATACTACACTTGtacaatataattataactaGCATTACTTTTTGAGTAATGCTAGTTAAAAAAGTAATGCTAGTTATATGTTTTAAATGTAAAAGCCTTATAcaagttttttgtaaaaatatgggtcttataattttttttttcatattttttcatggtaatgtttattttttataaaattaatactatatacagtcgTGTAGTGTGCAAGTATCGTAcattcgttttaaaaaaaatattcactattaaaaaattaaatttcttttcatataatttatatatttatttattatttttttaaaataattatacaataattACAAACTCacgaatataaatattatttttctttttataaaatattttcgtAAAATTTGTGCATTTAATATTTGTAtatgagttttactatatataaatacggTCGTTTACTAAtttgtgtactaatactgattcatttatatttaaaatttaaattaacactatttttaataaaatttactttttaataaatcacatcacattaatatacagattaatatataattatacttgtaattatatttttcctatatagtttctcttactcttttatttatcatcGATGGGCCCACCAAGACCGTAAATAGTCCCAAAAGGTGTATTATTCGGCTCGGCTTGACCCGATGTGGCCGGCGCATCCACACCGTCCATTGTCAGAGAGCACTTCCAGAGTTTTTAACCTCTCCTTCCACACTCCCCTTCCTCACCCTTTATAAAACCCGCCCTTGCCCATCGCTTAACGATAATCACCATCCCAACAAGCAAACTCGATCAGTGTGAGCAAACCTGAGTGTACAGAGAGGCATCCAATGGGTAGCCATGGCTCCTCCTTCTCCAGCCTCCCAGCCTACCTCCGGGCACTGGCTCACACCCCCACCCGCCTCGCACGCCGAGCCGGCTCCGTTTCCACCTCCTTCGCTGAGCTCAGCCAGGTCCGAGCCCGCTCCGGTCCTGACATGAGGAGAACGCTTCGATGGTTCGACCTCGTCGGTTTAGGCATAGGCGGCATGGTCGGTGCCGGCGTTTTCGTCACCACCGGCAGCGGTGCGCACCGCGCCGGTCCCGCCGTCATCCTCTCATATGCCATTGCCGGCCTCTGCGCCCTCCTTTCCGCCTTCTGCTACACCGAGTTCGCCGTCGACATGCCCGTCGCCGGTGGCGCCTTCAGCTACCTCCGCGTCACCTTTGGTCGGTTTATCACCGCCCCCTTTCATAGAAGATTAATTTTCTTCTAAACGCACACCATAACCAGCGGTACTAATTCTTCTACTAGAATTTGTGCAGGTGAGTTCGCGGCCTTTCTGACCGGCGCGAACCTCGTGATGGACTACGTAATGTCAAATGCCGCCGTTGCAAGAAGCTTCACCAGCTATCTGGGCACAGCTATCGGACTTGCCACTGCTAAATGGAGACTCACGGTCCCTTCACTCCCTCACGAGTTCAACGAAATAGATATCGTTGCTTTCGTAGTCGTTTTGATAATTACCCTCATCATCTGCTACAGGTCCAAAACCACAAACGCATTCACTGCCCACACTTTCTGTTTCTCATTCACAGTTTTTCAATCCCACGTCACATTCATTCATGATCTTTTGCTTTCAGTACGAGGGAGAGCTCGGTGTTGAACATGGTGTTGACGGCGCTGCACATTTTGTTCATAGCGTTTGTGATACTGGTGGGATTCTGGCTAGGGGACTGGAGAAACTTGACGGAACCTGAAGACCCGAAGAAACACCCATCCGGTTTCTTTCCGAACGGAGTGTCGGGCGTTTTCAAGGGGGCAGCCACGGTTTATCTCAGTTATATTGGATACGACGCGGTCTCGACCATGGCCGAAGAAGTCCGAGACCCCGTCAAGGACATCCCTATCGGAGTATCGGGCTCCGTCATCCTCGTCACCATTCTGTACTGCCTCATGGCCGCTTCAATGTCGAAGCTCCTCCCCTACGATATGGTAATTGATAATATCAaaacctattttatttttattctgtcagcattttatttctttatatttttggttGGATTCCGTGACTGTCAAGTGTATAGTGATGATCTGGATTGGAGGATGGTTTAAAATGACGGAAATGTCCTCGACCCCAAGTCGAACTTTTTTCCTTAACTGATCATGTCCAATTACGGTGACGCAGATCGACGAGAAAGCGCCATTTTCCGCGGCGTTCGGGGGAAAATCGGACGGCTGGGGATGGGTGTCGAACGTGATCGGCGTGGGGGCCAGCTTCGGGATTCTGACGTCGCTGTTGGTGGCGATGCTGGGGCAGGCTCGGTACCTGTGCGTAATCGGACGGTCTAGGGTGGTCCCCGCCTGGTTCGCAAGGGTTCACCCAAGGACGTCCACGCCCGTCAACGCCTCCGCTTTTCTTGGTACGTTACTTGCACACTGTTTTGTTTTCAACTCTAAAACGATAACGTTGTCGACAATCTCAATGGATCACATTAATCGTTTGTTTCGACTGTTTGTATTCACGCCCAATGCACTGTTGCAActgtttggttggttggttgtttcgTTGGGGTATGGGTCCCAGTTGAACCGTTTCAGTTTCTGGAcactgttttatttatttatttttgctctGTTCTTTAAAAACATTAGTACAACGGGAGGAAAGTACAATAAGAATGTGTATACATCTGTCTCTTATACTGTTTTGTTTGCTGGTAAATGATATTTTGTTTAGAGCGGTGATACTTTCCGTCCGAGTGTACCGCTCAAACTCACTGTcaggcagtttttttttttaaatattttaatattttgaaaaataaaaaaatatattaatacattttaaattattttcttaatcactaaataaaaaaataaaaaaattatgaccaGCGTGAAAGTATAAAGAGAGAGGGCATGCCAAGAGCATGTGGCTCAGATGGCATGAGACCCAGTCTCTATAAAAGAGGTCTTGGGTTCGATCCCCCTCCCCAATCtccaatatcaaaaaaaaaataaggagagAGGGTATAGtagtgttttcttttatttattggtaAATGTTCTTttattacaataaaagtaaatatttgAGTCGTGATTGTACAAGTGGCGTgcagttgttttgaaaaaaatgaattaatatgaaacctacataaaaaaaattaactttttaattgtggaccccactctttttcaaagcgattgcgcgacgtttgtaattccacgactgtatgtagcattgccgTAAAAGTAAATACAGGGCTTGATAATGTACAGtaaattatgaaattatttaattataaaataggtAACATAGCAATAAAATATGTCAATTtctaagtttatttttgtaaaatatggtATAACCGTAATACTTATGTTGtctatttattatcatttatgTGAGAAAACATCCCCATTAAtagacttaaaaaaattattaatttattctcACAATGTCAAATGAGCTTGaaacttatataattagttctaattaattatgaGAAATGCTACAACCATAGAAGGATTACTAAATTATTCTGTAAATTGATGTAGTTTCACCAGAttcgttatatttattttataataaaattaattttacattcGGATGAACTATATTaagttacttttgtataatattttggggctaaaatattgttttttaaatttttacttgGAAATGTTTCGCATGCTGAATGATGAGCATAGTCAGAAGGAAATTAAGTCACTTGTGGTATTATAGCATATGCTTTctcatatatgtatgtatacacGTAATGGTCATTTCCATTTTTTACAGGAATCTTCACGGCAGCCATTGCCCTTTTTATCGACCTCAATGTTCTCCTCGACTTCGTATCCATCGGCACGCTCTTCGTCTTCTACATGGTGGCAAATGCCGTAATCTACAGACGTTATGTTGTCCTGGGGACAACCAATCCGCGCCCAACCTTATCGTTCTTGTGCTCTTTTACCCTCACCTCCATCATCTTCA includes:
- the LOC122291283 gene encoding cationic amino acid transporter 7, chloroplastic-like; this encodes MGSHGSSFSSLPAYLRALAHTPTRLARRAGSVSTSFAELSQVRARSGPDMRRTLRWFDLVGLGIGGMVGAGVFVTTGSGAHRAGPAVILSYAIAGLCALLSAFCYTEFAVDMPVAGGAFSYLRVTFGEFAAFLTGANLVMDYVMSNAAVARSFTSYLGTAIGLATAKWRLTVPSLPHEFNEIDIVAFVVVLIITLIICYSTRESSVLNMVLTALHILFIAFVILVGFWLGDWRNLTEPEDPKKHPSGFFPNGVSGVFKGAATVYLSYIGYDAVSTMAEEVRDPVKDIPIGVSGSVILVTILYCLMAASMSKLLPYDMIDEKAPFSAAFGGKSDGWGWVSNVIGVGASFGILTSLLVAMLGQARYLCVIGRSRVVPAWFARVHPRTSTPVNASAFLGIFTAAIALFIDLNVLLDFVSIGTLFVFYMVANAVIYRRYVVLGTTNPRPTLSFLCSFTLTSIIFTLVSHLAPAGKPKAFMLTAFGVIALAILQIFHCMVPQARKPEHWGVPLMPWIPSISIFLNIFLLGSLSGPSYVRFGFFSALAVLVYVFYSVHASFDAEEDHGFHLGQKNGEISMESKEIDQEPSLKV